The following coding sequences lie in one Aspergillus luchuensis IFO 4308 DNA, chromosome 8, nearly complete sequence genomic window:
- a CDS encoding Zn(II)2Cys6 transcription factor (COG:S;~EggNog:ENOG410PWIG;~InterPro:IPR036864,IPR021858,IPR001138;~PFAM:PF00172,PF11951;~antiSMASH:Cluster_8.17;~go_function: GO:0000981 - DNA-binding transcription factor activity, RNA polymerase II-specific [Evidence IEA];~go_function: GO:0008270 - zinc ion binding [Evidence IEA];~go_process: GO:0006355 - regulation of transcription, DNA-templated [Evidence IEA]): MVYRGKPGLGCALCRTRRLICDRRRPGCTQCLRVNQECSGYRDPNVLRICDQTDEITVKVEGRGTIARKQRKSPSSSKSPSPASILPPPTTIDDQVMSHIFTYYVGTTRVQGLLSYLPHLLNTDPSPALQATIKAAGLESMARINRLPELKRAAGEQYGKALIATNNALRDPISAKSDSTLGAVILLGMYELNTFPSPMRGWSQHVRGATKLLELRGMDQLNSATGIELFRLVRLQNAISSIFRRSQRYNSPKITALTNVARAQKDQTSQPMETFCDILIQLHDLSIEVDSAVLADDSIDTLSILICKALHLDTDLRSWAMSLGPHWQYAVVDTHSNRRSLPQIPLHSDTYHVYKTVGTVSMWNHYRQTRIIIHEMIRSMALRLWGLQGTSECQQIVFDSIDIIKLMTHDICASVPYHFVSGEVTFTAVVRLLWPLFVAGDCASSDPATKEWIVQTLEHIGNTTGIQQALGMAKMLRNGHTRSFIPGT; the protein is encoded by the exons ATGGTGTACCGGGGGAAGCCAGGTCTGGGGTGTGCCTTATGCAGGACACGACGACTAATC TGCGATCGACGTCGCCCGGGGTGTACACAATGCCTGAGGGTCAACCAGGAGTGCTCAGGGTATCGCGATCCCAACGTTCTAAGAATCTGCGACCAAACGGACGAGATTACAGTGAAAGTCGAAGGTCGTGGGACGATCGCCCGAAAACAACGCAAgtcgccttcttcgtcaAAGTCTCCTTCCCCAGCCTCTATACTCCCTCCGCCAACCACGATCGACGACCAGGTCATGTCGCATATCTTCACTTACTACGTCGGTACAACGCGAGTCCAGGGTCTTCTCTCCTACCTGCCCCACCTGCTAAACACCGACCCGTCTCCTGCACTCCAAGCCACGATCAAAGCTGCAGGGCTAGAAAGCATGGCGAGAATCAACCGACTTCCCGAACTGAAGCGCGCGGCAGGGGAGCAATACGGAAAAGCCCTGATTGCCACTAACAACGCACTACGAGACCCAATATCGGCCAAATCTGACTCCACTCTAGGGGCTGTTATATTGCTCGGTATGTATGAG TTGAACACATTCCCGAGTCCAATGCGGGGCTGGTCGCAGCATGTTCGCGGAGCCACAAAGCTTCTTGAACTACGTGGGATGGACCAGTTGAACTCAGCAACGGGAATTGAGTTGTTCAGACTGGTGCGTTTGCAGAAT GCAATTAGTAGCATTTTCAGGAGATCTCAGAGGTACAACTCACCAAAGATAACAGCCCTTACGAACGTAGCACGAGCCCAGAAAGACCAAACTTCACAGCCAATGGAGACATTCTGCGACATACTGATTCAGCTACACGACCTGTCTATCGAAGTGGACAGCGCAGTATTGGCTGACGATTCCATCGACACCCTGAGCATACTAATCTGCAAGGCCCTCCACCTTGACACTGACCTGCGGTCCTGGGCCATGTCACTCGGTCCGCATTGGCAATACGCCGTCGTTGACACACACAGTAATCGCAGATCTCTCCCGCAAATCCCACTTCATAGCGACACGTATCACGTGTACAAGACCGTCGGGACAGTCTCAATGTGGAATCATTACCGTCAAACCCGGATCATAATACACGAAATGATCAGATCAATGGCTCTACGTCTCTGGGGCCTACAAGGAACATCAGAATGCCAACAGATTGTGTTCGACTCGATAGACATTATCAAGCTAATGACGCACGATATCTGCGCTAGTGTTCCATACCACTTTGTATCTGGGGAGGTGACATTCACAGCTGTGGTTCGCCTGCTATGGCCTCTGTTTGTGGCGGGCGACTGTGCGAGTTCAGATCCCGCCACGAAGGAATGGATCGTCCAGACTTTGGAGCACATTGGAAATACGACGGGAATTCAGCAGGCCCTTGGTATGGCGAAGATGCTCAGGAATGGACATACGAGGAGCTTTATTCCGGGGACGTGA
- a CDS encoding uncharacterized protein (COG:S;~EggNog:ENOG410PX83;~TransMembrane:5 (o6-24i31-50o62-82i94-112o132-153i);~antiSMASH:Cluster_8.17), with translation MNGIFAADLAAYLILSPIVVYNFITHRWTGFLAWYSLSMFCSARVIGGALGVRDASSMTANIIQSVGVTPLILCVDGLVHEARTYRYPYASRRLNWSVVVGTSVTMVVAISLSIKACLDIFEDKAQSDDHSLWKTGSALVVVVWIFQIGWSIYSLQFHDKGIQGPGYQGGTAVSTPFLLDASRVIG, from the exons ATGAACGGAATATTTGCAGCTGACCTTGCGGCGTATCTGATCCTCTCGCCGATCGTCGTCTACAACTTCATAACTCACCGATGGACCGGGTTCTTAGCCTGGTACTCCCTATCCATGTTCTGTTCCGCTCGAGTTATTGGAGGTGCTCTAGGGGTTCGTGACGCCAGCAGCATGACAGCAAACATAATCCAGAGTGTGGGAGTCACGCCTCTAATTCTATGCGTTGACGGATTGGTTCATGAAGC TCGAACGTATCGCTATCCCTATGCTAGTCGACGCCTCAACTGGTCCGTTGTGGTCGGGACATCGGTCACCATGGTGGTAGCTATCAGTCTCTCCATCAAGGCATGTCTGGATATTTTCGAGGACAAAGCACAATCCGACGATCATTCATTATGGAAGACTGGATCAGCCCTAGTCGTTGTAGTTTGGATCTTCCAGATTGGGTGGTCGATTTATTCCCTGCAATTCCATGATAAAGGTATTCAAGGTCCGGGATATCAAGGCGGCACTGCGGTAAGTACTCCATTTCTGCTAGATGCTTCTCGGGTAATCGGTTGA
- the PLB1_4 gene encoding lysophospholipase 1 (COG:I;~EggNog:ENOG410PFXA;~InterPro:IPR016035,IPR002642;~PFAM:PF01735;~antiSMASH:Cluster_8.17;~go_function: GO:0004620 - phospholipase activity [Evidence IEA];~go_process: GO:0009395 - phospholipid catabolic process [Evidence IEA]): MPKNIQSCSPSSINTINLSIKVSFGYHTVIMKTSALLGSVALAFLPSTSAAPSQINNRRARADISVERRASSSATNPYAPVHVSCPATRPSIRGGATLSPEEVSWLDTRREKSLSGLKEFFGHVEIDCFDALDYLNTSDSSSLPNVAIAISGGGMRAMLNGAGALKAFDSRTEGTAAQGQLGGLLQSATYVSALSGGSWLLSSLFMNNFTTISALQDTFWDFSSASILEGPATMEPTAFWGNITAQVKAKRAAGFTTTDADIWGRAEGYYFLNASHGGVDIHWSSITKTRAFQHGDMPLPLVVVDGQSFADANDEPGEDKPIYEISPWEFGTYDNNMYGFAPLEYLGTRFVNGQVPENETCVRGFDSAGFITGTSSDIWNENGTDIAATLRAAIGGVSTNTTEGALEVELLSYILEEVMGAVSSNNTATSGPAAYEPNPFYGYNANTSPFAETTRLTVVDGGEDEENIPLNPLIQRKRDVDVIFAIDSNNNDAGYKWPTGESLIATYERTLAGYANDTSFPSIPDGNTFVNLGLISHPTFFGCNSSNMTTPAPLIVYLPNHPVTYMSNTTTTDTTFNTTARDAMITNGYNVATQANGTLDNEWTTCVGCAVLSRSFDRTNTPVPAACEQCFQRYCWNGTLDTSTPAVYDPSVIFPSGL, encoded by the exons ATGCCCAAGAACATTCAGAGCTgttctccatcctcaatTAACACTATCAATTTATCTATTAAGGTCTCATTTGGTTATCACACAGTAATCATGAAGACCTCTGCACTACTCGGCTCGGTAGCCTTGGCATTTCTGCCTT CCACATCTGCTGCTCCATCCCAAATAAATAATCGTCGAGCTCGAGCGGACATCAGCGTTGAGCGGCGGGCCTCGTCTAGTGCCACCAACCCTTATGCTCCGGTCCATGTTTCCTGTCCGGCAACTCGGCCTAGCATTCGTGGCGGTGCAACACTCTCTCCCGAGGAAGTCTCCTGGCTAGATACCCGACGTGAAAAGTCTCTATCAGGGCTCAAAGAATTCTTCGGCCATGTTGAGATAGATTGCTTCGATGCCTTGGATTACCTCAACACAAGCGACTCATCCAGCTTACCCAATGTCGCAATTGCTATATCCGGTGGTGGTATGCGCGCAATGTTGaatggtgctggtgcccTCAAAGCCTTCGACAGTCGCACTGAGGGTACGGCTGCTCAGGGCCAGTTGGGCGGTCTACTTCAATCTGCAACCTATGTTTCTGCTCTGAGTGGGGGGTCCTGGTTGCTGTCTTCGTTGTTCATGAACAACTTCACGACCATTTCCGCCCTTCAGGATACTTTCTGGGACTTTAGTTCAGCGTCTATCCTCGAAGGTCCTGCAACCATGGAGCCTACCGCCTTCTGGGGTAATATCACGGCTCAGGTGAAGGCCAAAAGGGCTGCCGGCTTTACTACCACTGATGCAGATATCTG GGGTCGTGCCGAAGGCTACTACTTCCTCAACGCTAGCCATGGCGGCGTTGACATCCATTGGTCCTCGATTACGAAGACACGGGCTTTCCAGCACGGAGACatgccactgccactggtGGTCGTTGACGGCCAGTCCTTCGCGGACGCCAACGACGAGCCCGGTGAAGACAAACCCATCTACGAAATATCGCCCTGGGAATTTGGCACTTACGACAACAATATGTATGGATTCGCACCACTTGAGTACTTGGGAACCCGATTCGTGAACGGCCAGGTGCCCGAAAATGAGACCTGTGTGCGCGGCTTCGACAGCGCTGGATTTATCACCGGAACGTCCAGCGACATTTGGAATGAAAACGGCACAGACATTGCCGCCACCCTACGTGCTGCGATAGGGGGTGTTTCAACTAACACAACCGAGGGCGCTTTGGAGGTAGAACTGCTCTCATACATCCTCGAGGAAGTTATGGGCGCTGTCagctccaacaacaccgccacCAGTGGCCCAGCCGCCTACGAGCCCAATCCTTTCTATGGATACAACGCGAACACCTCACCTTTTGCAGAGACCACAAGACTGACAGTCGTCGACGGcggtgaagatgaagagaatatCCCTCTTAACCCACTCATCCAGAGAAAGCGCGACGTGGATGTTATCTTCGCCATCGATTCCAACAACAATGACGCCGGATATAAATGGCCCACTGGAGAGTCGCTTATCGCTACTTATGAGCGTACTCTTGCCGGTTACGCCAACGATACCTCattcccttccattccagATGGGAACACTTTTGTCAACTTGGGTCTTATTAGCCATCCTACTTTCTTCGGCTGCAATAGTTCGAACATGACTACACCCGCTCCGTTGATTGTCTACTTGCCTAACCACCCTGTCACTTACATGTCCAACACGACGACTACAGATACGACTTTCAATACCACAGCCCGTGACGCTATGATAACCAATGGTTACAATGTTGCAACTCAGGCTAATGGCACTCTGGATAATGAGTGGACTACCTGTGTGGGTTGTGCTGTGCTTAGTCGTTCGTTTGACCGGACGAACACACCGGTGCCTGCTGCCTGTGAGCAGTGCTTTCAGCGCTATTGCTGGAATGGTACGCTTGATACCAGTACTCCCGCGGTCTATGATCCGTCGGTAATCTTTCCGTCTGGCTTGTAG
- a CDS encoding 5'-methylthioadenosine/S-adenosylhomocysteine nucleosidase family protein (COG:F;~EggNog:ENOG410Q2NC;~InterPro:IPR000845,IPR035994;~PFAM:PF01048;~antiSMASH:Cluster_8.17;~go_function: GO:0003824 - catalytic activity [Evidence IEA];~go_process: GO:0009116 - nucleoside metabolic process [Evidence IEA]) — protein sequence MSSTNPTFATESFSSRKKPPPSCDFTVGWICAIFIEYLAALEVLDEKYEAHPGDVQAGGDYNEYTRGRIGNHYVVVVCLPAESYGLASAAAVVTNMRSTFPTLRFALMVGIAGGSPRAGNDVRLGDVVVGTQVKPARFGKDTTEGFEHTGHVPRPPDILLCRVNHLKRRALMDIDMERIVDDKVRALRITLRGRFQPRSNLVDRLYASDYIHNDDCDCKRDEPGLPDRIVAREERLPGNRLVVHSGPIASGDQVIKNAKIRDRDASKLGTICFDMESAALTSINAIVIRGICDYADSHKNDEWHGYAAMAAALTAVEFLKLVPVADVQKTQIGITEEEVRRFVEASIDKLKVVVDGSLSNQQEAILRVEATLEGVDQRFLILTRLQESVTRNEDELGRTAVQLHNLEEAHNKLATALQELAETILQQEKRSSSVESKREWATLRATVTSKSAECRKAAGFIGETLDVAGDVLESVGEYTNKDELRFASQMTRFGGKIGGAISKRGDKQADSPVNETAAIEDTKEPKTSFLQAPKFEKPNFISQTQDKVSNLMGKMSLRKGTKVEPEQSYGVGRDASFETTISDRTNGHHTSTPLLDDRLAEPVVESPTSSTTFSSTTASAPSGTSNSISGGSHKPIPPGPLRPKPDRLRHRNGDGSGGSVQPLRGQVSHGQVFQEPAQSVYRSPPSSQDKKVLNLARNFEKNSSTNCVIRPIHQR from the coding sequence ATGTCTTCCACAAATCCCACTTTCGCGACAGAATCATTTTCATCTCGTAAAAAGCCCCCGCCTTCGTGCGATTTCACTGTGGGCTGGATATGTGCCATCTTTATCGAGTACCTTGCTGCGCTGGAAGTACTGGATGAGAAGTACGAGGCCCACCCCGGAGATGTGCAGGCTGGAGGAGATTACAATGAGTACACGCGTGGTCGCATTGGAAATCACTATGTGGTGGTTGTCTGTCTACCCGCGGAGTCATATGGGCTGGCGTCAGCTGCGGCTGTCGTAACAAACATGCGAAGCACCTTTCCAACTCTCCGATTTGCGTTGATGGTTGGCATTGCTGGGGGCTCTCCACGAGCTGGTAATGACGTGCGCCTGGGTGACGTGGTTGTCGGCACACAAGTCAAACCAGCCAGGTTTGGCAAGGATACGACTGAAGGCTTTGAGCACACTGGCCATGTTCCTCGCCCTCCCGACATCCTGCTTTGTCGTGTAAATCATCTGAAGAGGCGCGCACTCATGGATATAGATATGGAAAGAATTGTTGACGACAAAGTTCGTGCTCTGCGCATCACTCTCAGAGGCAGGTTTCAGCCCCGGAGCAATTTGGTGGACCGCCTTTATGCATCCGACTATATCCATAATGATGATTGCGATTGCAAGAGGGACGAGCCTGGTCTTCCTGACCGCATTGTCGCCCGGGAAGAGCGCCTTCCGGGTAACCGTCTTGTGGTGCATTCTGGGCCAATAGCTTCGGGTGACCAAGTCATCAAGAATGCAAAGATTCGCGACCGTGATGCGAGTAAGCTTGGCACGATCTGTTTTGACATGGAGTCGGCGGCATTGACGAGCATCAATGCCATTGTCATCCGCGGCATCTGTGATTATGCAGATTCACATAAAAACGACGAATGGCATGGCTATGCTGCTATGGCTGCTGCACTTACCGCCGTCGAGTTTTTGAAGCTGGTTCCTGTTGCCGATGTTCAGAAGACTCAGATCGGTatcaccgaggaggaagtcCGTCGGTTTGTGGAAGCGTCAATCGATAAGCTGAAGGTTGTAGTAGATGGTTCCTTGTCAAATCAACAGGAAGCAATTTTGAGGGTGGAGGCTACACTTGAAGGGGTCGATCAGCGCTTTCTGATTCTCACCCGCTTGCAAGAGTCAGTGACACGCAATGAGGACGAACTGGGCCGGACAGCCGTACAACTTCACAACCTCGAAGAGGCTCACAACAAACTCGCAACTGCACTCCAAGAACTTGCAGAAACAATCTTACAgcaagagaaaagaagctcaAGCGTCGAGAGTAAGCGAGAATGGGCGACTTTGCGAGCTACTGTCACTAGTAAGTCTGCGGAGTGCCGAAAAGCTGCCGGTTTTATCGGTGAGACTTTGGATGTGGCGGGGGACGTTCTCGAAAGTGTTGGAGAATACACCAATAAAGATGAATTGAGATTTGCTTCCCAAATGACTCGGTTCGGAGGCAAGATTGGTGGTGCTATCAGCAAACGCGGCGACAAGCAAGCCGATTCTCCGGTCAATGAAACAGCAGCGATCGAGGATACCAAGGAACCTAAGACCAGCTTCTTGCAGGCACCCAAGTTTGAAAAGCCCAACTTCATCAGCCAAACCCAAGACAAAGTTTCGAACTTGATGGGTAAGATGTCGCTTCGCAAGGGTACCAAGGTTGAACCAGAACAGAGCTATGGGGTCGGTAGGGATGCAAGCTTTGAGACGACTATTTCTGACAGGACAAATGGCCATCATACCTCAACGCCTTTGCTGGACGACAGGCTGGCCGAACCGGTAGTTGAATCACCTACGAGTAgcaccaccttctccagcaCCACTGCGTCAGCGCCTTCAGGGACTAGCAACAGCATCTCAGGAGGATCCCACAAGCCTATACCTCCGGGTCCGTTGCGACCGAAGCCCGACAGACTCCGGCACAGAAACGGTGACGGCAGTGGAGGCTCGGTACAGCCTCTTCGTGGGCAGGTCTCTCACGGACAGGTATTCCAGGAACCTGCACAGAGCGTTTACAGAAGCCCACCGTCTTCTCAAGACAAAAAGGTTCTAAATCTTGCAAGGAATTTCGAGAAGAACAGTTCCACTAATTGTGTGATCCGACCCATTCACCAACGCTGA
- a CDS encoding Ldh family oxidoreductase (COG:C;~EggNog:ENOG410PK7G;~InterPro:IPR043144,IPR036111,IPR043143,IPR003767;~PFAM:PF02615;~antiSMASH:Cluster_8.17;~go_function: GO:0016491 - oxidoreductase activity [Evidence IEA];~go_process: GO:0055114 - oxidation-reduction process [Evidence IEA]), protein MSDPQHQIRHINPTHLETFIQSILTKNGVSTDHAKIISSCLVQADLRGVDTHGSNRIPSYMQRIRQNVLSPSATPTLTEKTPVVAQVDGHNAFGFVSAHMGMQRAIEMAKVYGIGLVSIKHSNHFGMSAWIVQQALDAGMMSLVFTNSSPALPVWGGKSKLMGVSPIACGAPAGSTPPFILDMAPSIAARGKIYKALRRGEKIPTDWALDGEGNMTDDPAKALQGVMLPMGGPKGSALAIMMDVFSGVLSGSAFAGGVTGPYDPSKPADVGHFLVAIKPDLFMDLEEFKERMDYLYQKVVESDKMAGVERIYYPGEIEQITRETRLKEGIPFTEAEIEALNREAEMVGAEKLRVD, encoded by the coding sequence ATGTCCgacccccaacaccaaatCCGTCACATCAACCCCACCCACCTGGAAACATTCATCCAGTCCATCCTGACCAAAAACGGCGTCTCCACCGACCACGCCAAGATCATATCATCATGCCTCGTGCAAGCCGATCTCCGCGGCGTAGACACGCACGGCTCCAACCGCATCCCATCATACATGCAACGGATCCGCCAAAATGTCCTTTCACCCAGTGCCACCCCCACTCTCACCGAGAAAACCCCCGTTGTCGCGCAAGTAGACGGCCATAACGCCTTCGGGTTCGTATCCGCACACATGGGCATGCAACGGGCTATCGAAATGGCCAAAGTATACGGCATCGGCCTCGTATCCATCAAGCACTCCAACCACTTCGGCATGTCCGCATGGATAGTCCAGCAGGCCCTGGACGCAGGGATGATGTCCCTCGTATTCACGAATTCCTCGCCCGCCCTGCCCGTCTGGGGCGGTAAGTCCAAGCTCATGGGCGTGTCTCCGATCGCATGCGGTGCTCCGGCTGGATCGACTCCGCCGTTTATTCTGGACATGGCGCCGTCAATCGCCGCCCGGGGAAAAATCTACAAGGCGCTTCGCCGCGGTGAGAAAATCCCGACTGATTGGGCGCTTGATGGCGAGGGGAATATGACAGATGATCCGGCCAAGGCGCTTCAAGGTGTGATGCTTCCCATGGGTGGGCCGAAGGGGTCTGCGCTGGCGATTATGATGGATGTGTTTTCCGGGGTGCTGTCCGGATCTGCGTTTGCTGGGGGTGTGACAGGGCCTTATGATCCGTCTAAGCCGGCGGATGTGGGGCATTTCTTGGTGGCTATTAAGCCGGATTTGTTTATGGATCTGGAGGAGTTTaaggagaggatggattATTTGTATCagaaggtggtggagagCGACAAGATGGCGGGCGTGGAGAGGATTTATTATCCTGGGGAGATTGAGCAGATTACGAGGGAAACGAGGTTGAAGGAGGGTATTCCGTTTACAGAGGCGGAGATTGAGGCGTTGAATAGGGAGGCGGAGATGGTTGGggcggagaagttgagggttGATTGA
- a CDS encoding Zn(II)2Cys6 transcription factor (COG:S;~EggNog:ENOG410PPIN;~InterPro:IPR036864,IPR007219,IPR001138;~PFAM:PF00172,PF04082;~TransMembrane:2 (i303-323o548-569i);~antiSMASH:Cluster_8.17;~go_function: GO:0000981 - DNA-binding transcription factor activity, RNA polymerase II-specific [Evidence IEA];~go_function: GO:0003677 - DNA binding [Evidence IEA];~go_function: GO:0008270 - zinc ion binding [Evidence IEA];~go_process: GO:0006351 - transcription, DNA-templated [Evidence IEA];~go_process: GO:0006355 - regulation of transcription, DNA-templated [Evidence IEA]) encodes MDSPRRNRNRAACRRCQRRKIRCDGNEPSCSSCLKTGVSCVNDGKQEVTRRYISNMENRIRWLESIVKENCANVDLSLGPRNNAPENAVDHDSTILSVEIQHDDDPAATMHQSSREFRRDAPAVSRNEENTFNPLSEQRPQHHVQGNNSGHQPAHEIGLVSLSSGEGPRYIGPSSGYFFANRIFSSAGRRSKARGVKKATAESTSLSTELLSNLTLLPTRKECAIELSRKYFRTVHLVYPFLHEPTHMSVIERVYASHNENPLDLFQVYMVLSISALYLSRECKVHLPVEGYYASAMKYVEQVCSYGSVTALQCMLLLMVYALHNPSTNVNIWNLNYQCLASVIDLGLQRDVRASPSLGISLLDQEIRTRIFWVVYTLDRAICTMMGRPIGIRDEACEMRSPLDIPDTDLVDPVSNRNESQESPSHMSHSIHLFKLAKMNSEIKYVMHSIQRDVPSYAYPPVRDIFTWQRDMIERLKDWKSTIPQESTSGGDVMAKLCKTRYHETMVLLLRPSPAIPNPSEEMLDLCFHQAVDLLQTFGDIYRTGSLLYSRLLVHSVFLGALALLYCIWKLQRTTAKVRVDELMSSLTMAQNILSSIGEHWSEATRARDCIDELSRVTIERLLRTQSTVELHTEADRTQSRSGGMQRSSSAQNHQLAGYNGIPEWYGNSDQIPGALALPQDYQPEDTSYPFNLFDDLLQGDFQGWSGMPDIDGLMWEVFNSSPQ; translated from the exons TGTGATGGGAATGAGCCATCATGTAGCTCCTGCCTGAAGACAGGGGTCTCATGTGTAAATGATGGAAAACAGGAGGTCACGCGGAGGTATATCTCGAACATGGAGAACCGAATCCGATGGCTAGAGTCAATTGTAAAGGAAAATTGCGCCAACGTCGATCTAAGCCTTGGACCTCGCAATAATGCCCCAGAGAACGCAGTAGATCATGATAGCACGATTTTATCTGTCGAAATACAGCACGATGACGATCCTGCCGCTACTATGCACCAATCTTCTCGGGAGTTTAGAAGAGACGCTCCAGCCGTTTCACGCAATGAAGAGAATACCTTCAACCCCCTGTCGGAACAGCGACCACAACATCATGTGCAGGGAAACAATTCGGGGCATCAACCGGCGCATGAGATTGGACTGGTGTCGCTGTCCTCTGGTGAAGGTCCTCGATACATTGGGCCATCCAGCGGGTACTTCTTTGCGAACCGTATATTCTCCAGCGCTGGGCGGCGATCTAAAGCCAGAGGCGTCAAAAAGGCCACGGCAGAGTCAACTAGCCTTTCAACTGAACTACTAAGTAACCTTACCCTGCTGCCTACTCGAAAGGAATGCGCCATAGAACTGTCCAGGAAATACTTCCGTACGGTACATCTTGTCTACCCGTTCCTGCATGAGCCGACCCACATGTCTGTGATTGAGCGGGTATATGCATCCCACAACGAGAACCCCCTGGACTTGTTCCAGGTTTACATGGTGCTATCAATATCAGCCCTATATTTATCTCGTGAATGTAAGGTGCATCTTCCCGTGGAGGGATACTATGCGTCAGCCATGAAGTATGTCGAGCAGGTATGCTCATATGGCTCGGTAACTGCTCTGCAATGCATGCTACTTCTTATGGTTTATGCGTTGCATAACCCCTCTACTAATGTCAACATATGGAACCTGAACTACCAGTGTCTTGCTAGTGTGATAGATTTAGGGTTACAACGCGACGTCCGCGCATCTCCGTCTCTTGGAATATCGTTGCTTGATCAGGAGATACGGACCCGTATCTTTTGGGTGGTATATACGCTCGATAGAGCCATTTGCACCATGATGGGGCGTCCTATAGGCATCAGAGATGAGGCTTGTGAGATGAGG TCCCCTCTGGACATACCAGACACGGACCTTGTCGATCCGGTCTCCAACCGCAATGAATCACAAGAGTCACCGTCACACATGTCGCACTCGATCCATCTCTTCAAATTAGCCAAGATGAACTCAGAGATAAAATATGTCATGCACAGCATTCAACGTGATGTACCGAGCTATGCCTATCCCCCGGTGCGGGATATCTTCACGTGGCAGCGTGATATGATAGAAAGACTTAAAGACTGGAAATCGACAATCCCGCAAGAATCAACTAGTGGAGGGGACGTGATGGCCAAGCTCTGTAAGACCAGATACCACGAAACAATGGTATTACTGCTGCGACCAAGCCCGGCAATTCCGAACCCGTCGGAGGAGATGCTCGATCTTTGCTTCCACCAGGCTGTCGATCTTCTGCAAACATTTGGCGATATTTACAGAACAGGAAGCCTGCTTTACAGCCGACTACTTGTTCACTCGGTATTCCTTGGGGCGCTTGCATTACTCTACTGTATCTGGAAATTACAGAGAACTACAGCGAAGGTGCGCGTCGATGAACTCATGTCGAGTCTCACCATGGCACAGAACATACTTAGCAGCATCGGGGAGCACTGGAGCGAGGCTACTCGCGCGCGGGATTGCATTGACGAGCTATCCCGTGTGACAATAGAACGGCTTCTGAGAACCCAATCGACTGTCGAACTGCATACTGAAGCCGATAGAACGCAGTCGCGATCTGGAGGCATGCAGagatcatcatctgcgcAAAACCATCAATTAGCAGGATATAATGGCATTCCTGAGTGGTACGGCAACTCTGATCAAATCCCCGGAGCATTAGCTCTTCCTCAAGATTACCAACCGGAAGATACCTCCTACCCCTTCAATCTGTTCGATGATCTCCTGCAAGGCGACTTTCAAGGCTGGAGTGGAATGCCTGACATCGATGGGCTGATGTGGGAGGTCTTCAACAGCTCCCCACAGTGA